In Populus alba chromosome 9, ASM523922v2, whole genome shotgun sequence, a genomic segment contains:
- the LOC118058715 gene encoding mitochondrial import receptor subunit TOM6 homolog: protein MFPGLFMKKPDKAEALKQLRSHVAMFGAWVVVLRVTPYVLHYLSHEKDELKLEF from the coding sequence atgTTTCCAGGATTGTTTATGAAAAAACCAGACAAAGCAGAGGCTTTGAAGCAGTTGAGGTCACACGTGGCCATGTTTGGTGCCTGGGTTGTTGTGCTCCGTGTCACTCCTTATGTTCTTCATTACCTCTCTCATGAAAAGGATGAGCTCAAGCTAGAGTTCTAG
- the LOC118058716 gene encoding CASP-like protein 5C1 isoform X1, producing the protein MDDVPGSVGTSASFSLRLGQIIFSSASLLFMSLGVEFYSYTAFCYLVTIMGLAIPWSFTLAIVDGYSVLVKCPIRQPGILLIIVLGDWVLSTLILAAACSTASVVDLLLHTNGSPCPPKICSRYQISAAMAFLSWFLSMASSLFNLWLLPSL; encoded by the exons ATGGATGATGTACCTGGTTCAGTAGGGACTAGTGCTAGCTTCTCTTTGAGATTGGGTCAGATCATCTTCTCTTCTGcttctcttcttttcatgtCTTTGGGTGTTGAATTCTACAGCTACACTGCTTTCTG CTACTTAGTTACAATCATGGGTTTGGCTATTCCATGGAGTTTCACATTGGCAATAGTTGATGGATACTCTGTTCTGGTAAAATGCCCTATTCGACAACCGGGAATACTTCTGATTATTGTCCTTGGAGATTGG GTGTTATCAACTCTCATATTAGCCGCAGCATGCTCAACAGCTAGTGTTGTGGATCTCCTGCTCCACACTAATGGATCTCCTTGCCCTCCAAAGATTTGCAGCAGGTATCAAATATCGGCTGCCATGGCTTTCTTGTCTTGGTTTCTGTCTATGGCTTCATCTCTTTTCAATCTTTGGTTACTCCCTTCCTTGTGA
- the LOC118058716 gene encoding CASP-like protein 5C1 isoform X2 has protein sequence MDDVPGSVGTSASFSLRLGQIIFSSASLLFMSLGVEFYSYTAFCYLVTIMGLAIPWSFTLAIVDGYSVLVKCPIRQPGILLIIVLGDWVLSTLILAAACSTASVVDLLLHTNGSPCPPKICSRPVKLKLQYVHQQQLILTSTCTRGNTP, from the exons ATGGATGATGTACCTGGTTCAGTAGGGACTAGTGCTAGCTTCTCTTTGAGATTGGGTCAGATCATCTTCTCTTCTGcttctcttcttttcatgtCTTTGGGTGTTGAATTCTACAGCTACACTGCTTTCTG CTACTTAGTTACAATCATGGGTTTGGCTATTCCATGGAGTTTCACATTGGCAATAGTTGATGGATACTCTGTTCTGGTAAAATGCCCTATTCGACAACCGGGAATACTTCTGATTATTGTCCTTGGAGATTGG GTGTTATCAACTCTCATATTAGCCGCAGCATGCTCAACAGCTAGTGTTGTGGATCTCCTGCTCCACACTAATGGATCTCCTTGCCCTCCAAAGATTTGCAGCAG ACCAGTCAAACTCAAACTACAATATGTACATCAACAGCAACTTATCTTAACTAGCACGTGCACGAGAGGAAACACCCCTTAA